One region of Dysidea avara chromosome 1, odDysAvar1.4, whole genome shotgun sequence genomic DNA includes:
- the LOC136255253 gene encoding oocyte zinc finger protein XlCOF6-like has product MELDTVHGENRLHEREVADIDECSPVNKKQKRIDNDMEKTPEGVKKKDFSVRLTPLQDIPTTHHSESTGDDNVIFCINCGKPYHGDCPVHGPLIPLDESRGWDQDSKSFTSVPVPLQVTVKMSSIMNVGKGVFAKEFIPRRTRIGPYKGEVVQKEDVTDETDTSYFWEIRKNGSESYYIDAKNEKHANWLRFINYARSVEEQNLLSFQYQGNIYCHAIDDIKPGTELLVWYGEQYVKLLGLPVDQIIDANYTCSHCKVKFVDKSKFDLHLKYSQACCDANPQVFKCGKCREVFTTLINLQQHIRRHDQNNHPTSSSSRSREVIYSLKSLPAGDSEHFQCEFCGECFTQNEDLQSHVEIHYESQDEYFNEESVEQSSLESDVEAPTEERPHQCQYCSKSFKTKFNMKRHLLIHTGEKPHQCQHCTKSFADSSTLRQHLSTHSEEKPYQCHHCSKQFADSRYLQRHLWVHTREKSRQCQHCSESFADSDSLQHHLRTHTEDSPHQCHLCSKSFSYSSSLYRHLKTHKEGKSYKCHDCNKSFYEESKLKRHMLVHTGHQCQHCTKSFRDNFSLQRHLPTHTREHQCTQCSEVFTRPYDLHCHLQTHSGGKLYQCSHCNKKFASNSKLNKHLRTHTGEKRFHCEHCSKSFLESFNLQRHLRIHTGEKPYKCEHCNKTFTDSTTLRRHLMTHSGEKPHQCQHCSKGFIRATHLQTHLKTHAK; this is encoded by the exons ATGGAGCTCGATACAGTCCATGGTGAGAACAGGCTACATGAACGTGAAG TGGCAGATATTGATGAGTGTTCTCCAGTGAATAAGAAGCAGAAAAGAATTGACAATGACATGGAGAAGACTCCTGAAGGTGTTAAGAAGAAAG ACTTCAGTGTAAGATTGACTCCATTACAAGATATTCCTACCACTCATCATTCTGAGAGCACTGGTGATGACAATGTGATCT TTTGTATCAATTGTGGTAAGCCATACCATGGTGACTGTCCAGTACATGGTCCTCTAATACCATTGGATGAATCCCGGGGGTGGGACCAAGACTCTAAATCCTTTACCAGTGTACCAGTACCACTACAGGTTACAGTGAAGATGTCCTCCATTATGAATGTTGGAAAGGGAGTGTTTGCCAAAGAGTTTATACCCAGAAGGACTAGAATTGGTCCCTACAAGGGAGAAGTGGTACAGAAAGAAGATGTAACTGATGAAACTGATACAAGTTACTTCTGGGAG ATAAGGAAAAATGGTTCTGAGTCTTACTACATTGATGCCAAGAATGAGAAACATGCTAATTGGTTGAGATTTATCAATTATGCTAGAAGTGTAGAAGAACAGAATTTATTATCATTCCAATACCAGGGTAATATTTACTGCCATGCCATTGATGATATTAAACCAGGCACAGAACTATTAGTATGGTATGGTGAGCAGTATGTCAAACTATTGGGACTACCAGTGGATCAAATTATCG ATGCCAACTACACTTGCTCTCACTGCAAAGTAAAATTTGTGgacaaaagtaaatttgatctTCACTTGAAGTACAGTCAAGCTTGTTGTGATGCTAATCCACAAGTGTTCAAGTGTGGAAAATGTAGAGAAGTGTTTACTACACTGATCAACCTTCAACAACATATCAGGAGACATGACCAAAATAACCATCCCACATCCTCATCCTCAAGATCTCGTGAAGTTATCTATTCTTTAAAGTCATTGCCAGCTGGTGATAGTGAACACTTTCAATGTGAGTTTTGCGGTGAGTGTTTTACACAAAATGAAGACCTACAAAGCCATGTAGAAATTCACTATGAAAGTCAAGATGAATATTTCAATGAAGAAAGTGTTGAGCAAAGTAGTCTGGAGTCAGACGTAGAAGCTCCTACTGAAGAAAGACCCCACCAGTGTCAGTATTGTAGTAAATCATTTAAGACAAAATTTAACATGAAACGTCACCTTTTAATTCATACAGGAGAGAAGCCACACCAATGCCAACATTGCACCAAATCATTTGCGGATTCAAGTACTCTACGCCAGCATTTAAGTACTCATAGTGAAGAGAAGCCTTACCAATGTCATCATTGTAGCAAACAATTTGCCGACTCACGATATCTACAACGTCACTTGTGGGTTCACACAAGAGAGAAATCTCGTCAATGTCAACATTgcagtgaatcatttgcagaCTCGGACAGTTTACAGCATCATTTAAGGACTCACACAGAAGATAGTCCTCATCAGTGTCATCTTTGCAGTAAATCATTTTCATATTCTAGTAGTCTATACCGTCATTTAAAAACACACAAAGAGGGAAAGTCTTATAAGTGCCATGATTGCAATAAGTCATTTTATGAAGAAAGCAAATTGAAGCGCCATATGTTAGTTCATACCGGACATCAGTGTCAACATTGTACAAAATCATTTAGGGATAACTTCAGCTTACAACGTCATTTGCCCACTCATACAAGAGAGCACCAGTGTACACAGTGCAGTGAGGTATTCACAAGACCTTATGACCTACATTGTCATTTACAAACTCACTCAGGAGGAAAGCTTTATCAGTGCAGTCACTGCAACAAAAAATTTGCAAGCAACTCAAAGCTAAACAAGCATTTAAGAACCCACACCGGAGAGAAACGCTTCCATTGTGAACATTGCAGTAAATCTTTTCTCGAATCATTTAATCTGCAGCGTCATTTAAGAATTCATACAGGAGAAAAGCCATATAAATGTGAACACTGTAATAAGACATTTACTGATTCAACTACTCTACGTCGTCACTTAATGACTCATTCAGGGGAGAAACCCCATCAATGTCAACATTGTAGTAAAGGGTTCATCCGGGCAACTCATTTGCAAACTCATTTAAAAACCCATGCCAAGTAG
- the LOC136255637 gene encoding histone-lysine N-methyltransferase set-17-like isoform X2: MELVAVHHRKRAQEREDIDVEYSPVEKQKRIDNGTKQIPKCIKIKDFRIRLTPLKDIPTTLKTRHSGNTGDENIDGVIFCDDCDKSYHGDCPVHGPLIPLDEFRGWDQDSKSFTSVPVPLQVTVKMSSIMNAGKGVFAKEFIPRRTRIGPYKGEVVQKEDVTNETDTSYFWEVKKGREFYYIDAKNEEHASWLRFINCARNEEEQNLLSFQYQGNIYCYTIKDILPGTELLVWYGEQYVKLLGLPVEHIFGKLLLQ, encoded by the exons ATGGAGTTGGTTGCAGTTCATCATAGAAAGAGGGCGCAGGAACGTGAAG ATATTGATGTGGAGTACTCTCCAGTGGAGAAGCAGAAGAGGATTGATAACGGCACCAAGCAAATTCCTAAATGTATAAAGATAAAAG ACTTCCGTATAAGATTGACTCCATTAAAAGATATTCCTACCACACTGAAAACTCGTCATTCTGGGAACACTGGTGATGAAAATATTGATGGTGTTATCT TTTGTGATGATTGTGATAAATCATATCATGGTGACTGTCCAGTACATGGTCCTCTAATACCATTGGATGAATTCCGGGGGTGGGACCAAGACTCAAAATCCTTTACCAGTGTACCAGTACCACTACAAGTTACAGTGAAGATGTCCTCCATTATGAATGCTGGCAAGGGAGTGTTTGCCAAAGAGTTTATACCCAGAAGGACTAGGATTGGTCCCTACAAGGGAGAAGTGGTACAGAAAGAAGATGTAACTAATGAAACTGATACAAGTTACTTCTGGGAG GTTAAGAAAGGTAGAGAATTTTACTACATTGATGCCAAGAATGAGGAACATGCTAGTTGGTTGAGATTTATCAATTGTGCTAGAAATGAAGAAGAACAGAATTTATTATCATTCCAATACCAGGGTAATATTTACTGCTACACCATTAAGGATATTCTACCAGGCACAGAACTATTAGTATGGTATGGTGAGCAGTATGTCAAACTATTGGGACTACCAGTGGAACACATTTTTGGTAAATTACTGCTACAGTAA
- the LOC136255637 gene encoding histone-lysine N-methyltransferase set-17-like isoform X1: protein MELVAVHHRKRAQEREADIDVEYSPVEKQKRIDNGTKQIPKCIKIKDFRIRLTPLKDIPTTLKTRHSGNTGDENIDGVIFCDDCDKSYHGDCPVHGPLIPLDEFRGWDQDSKSFTSVPVPLQVTVKMSSIMNAGKGVFAKEFIPRRTRIGPYKGEVVQKEDVTNETDTSYFWEVKKGREFYYIDAKNEEHASWLRFINCARNEEEQNLLSFQYQGNIYCYTIKDILPGTELLVWYGEQYVKLLGLPVEHIFGKLLLQ, encoded by the exons ATGGAGTTGGTTGCAGTTCATCATAGAAAGAGGGCGCAGGAACGTGAAG cagATATTGATGTGGAGTACTCTCCAGTGGAGAAGCAGAAGAGGATTGATAACGGCACCAAGCAAATTCCTAAATGTATAAAGATAAAAG ACTTCCGTATAAGATTGACTCCATTAAAAGATATTCCTACCACACTGAAAACTCGTCATTCTGGGAACACTGGTGATGAAAATATTGATGGTGTTATCT TTTGTGATGATTGTGATAAATCATATCATGGTGACTGTCCAGTACATGGTCCTCTAATACCATTGGATGAATTCCGGGGGTGGGACCAAGACTCAAAATCCTTTACCAGTGTACCAGTACCACTACAAGTTACAGTGAAGATGTCCTCCATTATGAATGCTGGCAAGGGAGTGTTTGCCAAAGAGTTTATACCCAGAAGGACTAGGATTGGTCCCTACAAGGGAGAAGTGGTACAGAAAGAAGATGTAACTAATGAAACTGATACAAGTTACTTCTGGGAG GTTAAGAAAGGTAGAGAATTTTACTACATTGATGCCAAGAATGAGGAACATGCTAGTTGGTTGAGATTTATCAATTGTGCTAGAAATGAAGAAGAACAGAATTTATTATCATTCCAATACCAGGGTAATATTTACTGCTACACCATTAAGGATATTCTACCAGGCACAGAACTATTAGTATGGTATGGTGAGCAGTATGTCAAACTATTGGGACTACCAGTGGAACACATTTTTGGTAAATTACTGCTACAGTAA